aagctaatatgATACGGTTTGTACAtagattaaaacacacacacacacacacacacacacacacacacacacacacacacacacacacacacattcataacaACAACCACATATAATCATGAAAACTGTGCAAAATTTAAAGGAAACTACATTCCAGAAAAAGAGTGCTGGCCCCAAACACAGACTATGCAGGAGGCCCCAAAACTCCTTAAACTGGCCCTAACACTCATGTTTAACTGGTTTATTGACAGAACTGGGGTTCTCTCAAAAGCAATACCTTCTCACTCATAAAACAGTCCTTTGGCCACATTTGTCAAAATGTGCACCCTTTACATCAAGTATTGTGCAAGTCTTATGGTAGCCACACAATTAAGTCTGTTAAACCTGTTTTTCTAACATGTAGTGATGTACCTAGTCAAGTGCCTTGTACAGGCCACAAAAAATACCAAGTGgagttatttcattatttaatgtttGAATAATTTGGTCGCATGAGTGCCTGTTCAATAGATTATTCAATAATCTCTAATTTTCATTAGAGAATTATTATTTGTGCTTATCTGACAATAAGAATAAGTTAGTACACCCAGTAACAGTAAGAACAAGATGTCTGTCAGTGCTTACTTTTTTGCAAAAGGAAATTCACGACTATACACTACGATGAGCAATTTAAATTTTATGTACCTTCCTTCCTTACATACCTCACTTCTCTTCTTCAAAGTTGAAGGAGTCAAAGGCTTGAGTCCAGTTGAAGACTTCAGTCTGATTACTAGTACCAGATTTATCTTCTGCCCGACCAGTGTTTTCAGAGCGTGGACGGGGTATTGTCGAAGCTGTATCACTGCAGAAGAAGTCGTCATCAAATGGATCACTTTCacgtacaaaaatatttattgattCTGACTTTTTCAAACTTGTTGATGAATCTGCTCTCATAAGGTTTGATATACGAAGTTTCATTCCTGGATGAAATTTATCATGTTTATTAGAGTCTTCACCACTCCACACTGTTCCAGGTGCTTTCTTATCACTATATTTGCTTTCAGAAAGAGTTTTTGGTGAAGGGATGAATTCACTGTCACCAAAGGGCATGCTTTCAAAATCAGCAAAAGCATGTTCACTGTGCGTTTTTCCTGTTTCTGAGGTGCCTGCAGGAAGAAAAACATCATCACTTAGTTTACCATTTTTCTGGTCCAGAACACTAGCACAAGCAGGTTCATCTACCACACTTGGGCCTCTACTGCACGGTTTGGTGTCCTCATAAGGTGACTTCCTGTGGTCACTTATATCACTTGATACACTTGATGCAAGCCTGATGCCCCGTATTTCAGTAGGAGTAAAGTCATCTTCAAATGGAGATTTTCTGTGAGTTGAGCTCCTTGGAGTTCTAACTCTATTTGTGTCTTCACCAAGTGAAGACTGATAGGGTTCTGGAGGACTACTCAGGCCTATTTCCTTTGGCCGGGAATTAGGATCACTAGTATGACTTTCCTTACCCTTTGCGAAAGTTTCAACAGAAGAACCAGCTGTTACAGGGAGACTATGACTTGAGAGTGCAGGAGATCTTTGTTTTGCAGAATCTGATGCATCTGATTCTGCACCTTGGCTTTTGTTAGTATCTATACTTACTTCAAATGGTTGCATTGTGAAATCATCATCGAATGGTGACTTCTGACTGTAGCTATATTCACTGCTTCTTTTGTATCGCTGAGGTCTCCTTGTATGGAGTGTCTGTGATCTCTGATCGTAACCTATTTCTTTGTCTTGCCTGCGGGGCCTTTCTTGCTGTGGCCAATAATCATATTCCTGATCAGAATTAAAATATCCTTCCCGACTCCTCGGTCGCCTACCTACTTTTTCACGATATCTTCGTTCAGCCACAGTGTAGCTTCCCATTTTCTCAATACTGTCTGGCCTATCTGAGCGTGCTGCACTTGGGAGAGAATGCTGTTGTTTTTCTCCAATTCTTGGCACATAATCGCTGGCGGGTCCTTTTTCTGGAGTCCAGCGTGATTCTGTTGCACTACTAGGCCGTTTTGGCCAATTCTGTTTCCTTCCCAAGTACCTGGGCGATTCTTCATCCCCTTGTTCACTGTAATCATCCTCCCATGGTAGTTCCCGAGAACGATCCCTCGAATATCTATGATATCTTTCACCTTTCCACCTAAGGGTTTGCTCTGGTCGCATGTAATCTTCGTCAGGGGGAACACACTTCCTGCTCCAAGGATATGGTCTTCCATCATGTTCAAGTTCTCTTCTGCGCCAGTATGCTTCTTCACGTTCTGCTTTACTTCGTCTATCACAATATTCGCGTTGTGAAAATCGTTCTTCTTCATCCCATGACACTGATTCCCAACTGCTTCGACTTTCACCTTCTCCTCTCCAAGGAGATGGACGTCTTTTCCTGCCTTCCTCATACTCTAACCCATTCATTTCTCTGTGTTCGTATCTCCTCCACCGCTCATCGTCTCTTGGTGCAGGATATTGTTTGGATCGAGGTTTTCTAGATAtttcatattcttcttcttcctcttcttcatcttcatcaacaGATCTGTCACGCCACCTCTTATTCACACTAACCCATCCGTGGTCTTCATTGTCTTTATCGTCCTGTTCCCAAGGGGATGGATCCCTTGAACTTCTCTGACCACTTTTCCATGGAGCAGGTCGTCTTCTTCTTGCTGTCCTTTCTTCGTGGTACATTCTTTCTTTACGGTGAATACCATCATCATAATATGGCTCTCCATCACTCCAACCATTTTCTCTCCAAGGCCTTTCTTGCCATGGCATACCATCTGCCCTCCTGTCTTCCcagccttcttcttcttcatcatcatcacgccACTGACCCCGTgctctcattcttcttcttctttccatttcttgttCTCTTTCCAAATGATCCTGGTAACCAGCTGGAGGCATTCTCCCTGTTTCTTTCCCATCAGATGACCATGGTGAAGATACTTCCTCTCTCTGCGTATCAGGTGAAGTCTTTTCTGGTACAATTGAGTCAAATTTTGCCCAACCCTCAGCACTGGACACACCTTCATCTCTGTCATCATCCTTATCGGGAGAACCAATATCGTTGGTAGCGTCTTCTTTTTCAGATACTGACGATCCATTATTACCATCTGCTGATTCTAGTGCCTCTTGCTCGTCAGCATTCTTTGTGACAGGGCTTATTTCTGCGGAAAGTGGTGATGTGTGCTTTATTTCTTCAGCACCAGCTCCAGCATCATCTTCTAAAGCAGTTGCGTCTTCCTCTAATATAGTTGTTTCAATGATCGACTGAGGTTCACGAAGCGTCACCGCTTCAACAGTGGGCGATTCAGTGCTTTCACTCTGCTGTCTTGATAACGTTAACAAATCATCCTCTTCCTCTGGTTTGATACCTTCTGCAATACTGTCGTCTTTCTCACTTGACGTGTCGCCATCCTCTTTTTCAGCGGCACCTTCATCTAGAGAAATTTCCCTAAGTGCAGCATATTTATCCTCAGCCTCCTTTCTTGCCTTCATCTCTTCTGCGGAACTTTCGGAGACTACTACTCGTTGTTTCGGTTCAGCATCTACAGAAGCTGTGCTTCCTTTAGTCCGCCTATCATCTTTAGCTTCTTCAATCAATTCTCGGAATACAGCATATTTATCAAATGGTGCCTCCTGGAAAACATCCTCTAATTTGTCCGATGAGTCTGTTGGTTCAAAATTAGTTTCAAAGTCTGCCTTAAACTCTGGTTCATCGTCCACCGACTCTCTCAGTGTGGCATATTTATCTCTCTTAATCGCATCTGTCTCTGTCTTTGTTTCCTCGCCGCCATTTTCGGAGCCTTGAACTTCTGTCGAAAGCTTGGAGAGGCAGTTAGTAAGTTCCTGGAGTGTCATGTTGGATAAATGTCCGGGAGAAACACCTAACGCTGCTGCTAAATCTTGCAATCCCGTTTTTGTGAGCTGACTTAAAGTAATATTTAGTGAAGTACTCGGCTTTTTCTTTCGGTCATCACTCGCTGATGTGGTTGTTGCACTCGAGGTTGACATAAGGATGGAATCAATTGTCGTCATAACTGGCGAACGAGCCTTGGGGAGGTGATGGAACTTGCCGCTGTCTGTGCTAGGACTTTTCTTCTGAGGTGGAGGTAGTAACGGAAAAGGTGTAGGTGTTAAGTAGTCGTCACTGCCTATAGAGGATTTTGCAGTGAGAGGTT
This genomic stretch from Schistocerca cancellata isolate TAMUIC-IGC-003103 chromosome 5, iqSchCanc2.1, whole genome shotgun sequence harbors:
- the LOC126188544 gene encoding protein disabled, producing APAAAAPAEGSPRSAHRLSLRKSFRSLSAARTRSRPSHSHPPDKNEPSRFLGEGVSFKAKLIGILEVNEARGDRMCQEALADLKMAIRAAGEHKQRININIAIDGLRLRDEKTGDCLYHHPVHKISFIAQDMSDSRAFGYIFGSPDTGHRFFGIKTDKAASQVVIAMRDLFQVVFELKKKEIELAKQHIEQHQIKLGGGLFSEGSSGTKNGASSLEPGASKMRTIQEDSAVKENGTAASSKSAQQTSEVIADLLDLEFELNSIQQGIHQMERITPSDPFGPSSIREDPFGSDPFGDSFAPATTAAPTPKSSKQPIAILPPPPSAKEPVRSLADPFNVPATSRGTSRRSTNRAATSEQLPAPAPSTVKPVQTQAPTAQPEKHWFDQETESLFDEGELVTPPLTSSVNTVTLPPVQPLSEQDDKESRRSPSAQKAEKPFDVFTELDPLGTGRSKPYVDRKDFFQELKNPPKKVLKDLVTEIPSEATAPLFQATFEKGSNALTPGDGDLPCSTSTVLPSGDKTTVTFSPLTTSALTTMSAKKPLVLDVDPFEDTDPFDKTDPFAEDDFPQNNSFPSLGSSSDPFDTGFADFTMFAKPKKNEVFAGIAAPVPAQDDVKPSTLMSSAESTTPQTFHGPLRVSLPPEKTDVDTVLTTQSVTLPSSSTAPPSVLESPVDTLSKSKSKTSRLSKQTTLSTMVKLPSPKSTPRSSSRLVKQITVDSCTTSSTTQSVRLSPTPPMPPTPSKSDRKSPVSQGILEGVTLRNRCAVTPSPPVVASFPDSGDGDSTSRLSGSSAELAEIAPEPPPRPAASIAAIKPPPLPPKRQQISCMMKPPPRPPHADEPPHYDYIENYETSTSPTPHEIDVLQSPPLPVPARRPKFPEVDFVPQRPRRQQPPQPLTAKSSIGSDDYLTPTPFPLLPPPQKKSPSTDSGKFHHLPKARSPVMTTIDSILMSTSSATTTSASDDRKKKPSTSLNITLSQLTKTGLQDLAAALGVSPGHLSNMTLQELTNCLSKLSTEVQGSENGGEETKTETDAIKRDKYATLRESVDDEPEFKADFETNFEPTDSSDKLEDVFQEAPFDKYAVFRELIEEAKDDRRTKGSTASVDAEPKQRVVVSESSAEEMKARKEAEDKYAALREISLDEGAAEKEDGDTSSEKDDSIAEGIKPEEEDDLLTLSRQQSESTESPTVEAVTLREPQSIIETTILEEDATALEDDAGAGAEEIKHTSPLSAEISPVTKNADEQEALESADGNNGSSVSEKEDATNDIGSPDKDDDRDEGVSSAEGWAKFDSIVPEKTSPDTQREEVSSPWSSDGKETGRMPPAGYQDHLEREQEMERRRRMRARGQWRDDDEEEEGWEDRRADGMPWQERPWRENGWSDGEPYYDDGIHRKERMYHEERTARRRRPAPWKSGQRSSRDPSPWEQDDKDNEDHGWVSVNKRWRDRSVDEDEEEEEEEYEISRKPRSKQYPAPRDDERWRRYEHREMNGLEYEEGRKRRPSPWRGEGESRSSWESVSWDEEERFSQREYCDRRSKAEREEAYWRRRELEHDGRPYPWSRKCVPPDEDYMRPEQTLRWKGERYHRYSRDRSRELPWEDDYSEQGDEESPRYLGRKQNWPKRPSSATESRWTPEKGPASDYVPRIGEKQQHSLPSAARSDRPDSIEKMGSYTVAERRYREKVGRRPRSREGYFNSDQEYDYWPQQERPRRQDKEIGYDQRSQTLHTRRPQRYKRSSEYSYSQKSPFDDDFTMQPFEVSIDTNKSQGAESDASDSAKQRSPALSSHSLPVTAGSSVETFAKGKESHTSDPNSRPKEIGLSSPPEPYQSSLGEDTNRVRTPRSSTHRKSPFEDDFTPTEIRGIRLASSVSSDISDHRKSPYEDTKPCSRGPSVVDEPACASVLDQKNGKLSDDVFLPAGTSETGKTHSEHAFADFESMPFGDSEFIPSPKTLSESKYSDKKAPGTVWSGEDSNKHDKFHPGMKLRISNLMRADSSTSLKKSESINIFVRESDPFDDDFFCSDTASTIPRPRSENTGRAEDKSGTSNQTEVFNWTQAFDSFNFEEEK